The nucleotide sequence TTTCGTCGCACGGTTCCCAGGACCTTTTCCCCACAATGTTGACAGCCCAGTACCATTTTTCAGAGGATGCATCCACAGTGACGAATTCTGTCGCCAATTTGGGCGCTATAGCTGGTGGTATCTCTATAGCAcacttttcttcattcttaGGACGTCGTTTATGCATATGTATATGCTGTATTGGAGGTGGTGCCATGTTGTACCCATGGGGGTTCGTGTCTTCGAAGTCCGGGTTGAATGCTGCGGTCTTCTTTTTGCAATTCTTCGTGCAAGGTGCATGGGGTATCGTTCCAGCACATTTGGCTGAGTTGGCTCCTGCAGAACTCAGAGCTCTAATCACAGGTGTTGCTTACCAGCTTGGTAACATGATTTCCAGTGCTTCTTCTACTATTGAATCCACCATCGGGGAAAGGTTCCCAATAAAGGGACATGAAGGAACAGGAACGTACAACTACGGGAAAGTGATGTGCATTTTTATGGGATGTGTGTTTGCATACCTCATGATCGTGACCATGCTAGGACCTGAAAACAAAGGTGGTGAGTCGAGATTGTCCACCCTCTTAATCGATGACGACATTGAATCTCAGAATAATGTATCGTTTGAAAATGCACCAGGGCTAACCGAAGCTCAAGACATGAGCTTTAAACCTGAGGTCCAATACAAAGAACGGATATAATAGCTACTATAATTACACACAACAAGGCTCTCTCTTTGActtttaaatatatatatatctacatCATCTCTTTACACCTTCTTATAcctttttttataattattGAATTTTCATGCTATTAGaatgatgacgatgacagtgatgatgatgatggtatCAACATGCATATGGAtgtatttattatttaGTATAGCTTATTTTCATACATGAGTGGGGTGTATTTATTTACCTAGAGATTTGGAACTCTTCGTACAAACTGTCACCGAATCTATGCAACCCTTCAGCCATCTTTTCCAATGGGACGGCAGCGTAGGTACCTCTGAAGAAAATAACAGAGGATTCTGCTGGCTTGACGAAACCTTCTGGTTGCTTACCGTTGGTCAAAGATTCGACCTTGAACCAGTTACCTGGAACAACAAGGACACCAGATGCGATAGCCTTGTCAAAGATGGCTTTCTCCACAAGCTTAGGGTCTGATTTGTATGTAGTGGTGAATTCTGGGTGTTTTGATGCATCGATGTCAACGGTGAAGAACATACCAGCGATTGGTGGGTTGACAGTGATGAAGTCGACATTTGGTAGGTACTTGTGCAAGGCGTCAATACAGTAGTCACGCTTCTTGGTGTATTCGTGTCTCAAACCGATCAACCAGTCGATGTAACCCTCTTGGCCCCAACGATTCAAGGTACCAGCTATAATCGATTGGGTGAAACCACCTGGAGCCTGGATGGTCATTTCTTGTAGACGTAGGTATTGTAGCAAGATATCCTTGGAACCGATGATCCAACCGAATCTAGTACCTGGTGCCAAGACCTTGGACAAAGAGTCCATTCTTATCACACGCCCTTCAACGTCAATGGAAACGAATGATTTCTCCAAGCTGTCAATGAATTCTTTGTGATTAGAGTAGGACTTCTCAACTCTCTTGGAAGGATCCTTCTCGTACTTTTCCATTTGCAAGAAGTAGTATGgttcatcttcaacaatgaTGAAGTCGTGCTTCTGTGCGATACGGTaaatttccttctttctgtcAAAGGACAAAGAGGATCCGGTTGGGTTTTGACCAGTTGGCACGGTGTAGAGCaactttggctttggcACACCTGCAGCCCAGTTGTCCAAcacttcttccaacttcGATGGAATGATACCGTGTTCGTCCAATGGAACAGGACACAAGGTCACACCTTGAGCCTCGGCTGCACTAATGGAGGAAGAGAATGCGAACTCTTCAGCCAAGATCGAATCACCTCTGTTACAGAAGATTCTCAAAGTAGATTCCCAGGCACCAGTGTTACCAACGGTAGCGCAAATGTCCCAGTCCTCGTATTGCATGTCGTGGATCATCTCATGGTGGTCCTTGAAGAACTTCATCACCTCAGGTTGACCCTTAGAGTGACCGTATTGCAAGGATCTGGCCAATGGAATGTCGATACCGGCTTGCGACTCTTTCAAGTCCTTGGTGATCGAAACATGGCAGGTGTCTGAGCTCTCACCGGAAGGCTTTGCGCCAATTCCGTTCTTGAATGGAGGCAATGGTGATTCAACACTCAAGTTGTCCCATGGGAAGTAGTCTGACATTGGCAAACCACCACCcaaaaagatcaagttTGGATCGCTGAAGTAGTG is from Kluyveromyces marxianus DMKU3-1042 DNA, complete genome, chromosome 2 and encodes:
- the ARO8 gene encoding bifunctional 2-aminoadipate transaminase/aromatic-amino-acid:2-oxoglutarate transaminase — its product is MTQGVAKDFSYLYSDETKGRTPSQLKTIIHYFSDPNLIFLGGGLPMSDYFPWDNLSVESPLPPFKNGIGAKPSGESSDTCHVSITKDLKESQAGIDIPLARSLQYGHSKGQPEVMKFFKDHHEMIHDMQYEDWDICATVGNTGAWESTLRIFCNRGDSILAEEFAFSSSISAAEAQGVTLCPVPLDEHGIIPSKLEEVLDNWAAGVPKPKLLYTVPTGQNPTGSSLSFDRKKEIYRIAQKHDFIIVEDEPYYFLQMEKYEKDPSKRVEKSYSNHKEFIDSLEKSFVSIDVEGRVIRMDSLSKVLAPGTRFGWIIGSKDILLQYLRLQEMTIQAPGGFTQSIIAGTLNRWGQEGYIDWLIGLRHEYTKKRDYCIDALHKYLPNVDFITVNPPIAGMFFTVDIDASKHPEFTTTYKSDPKLVEKAIFDKAIASGVLVVPGNWFKVESLTNGKQPEGFVKPAESSVIFFRGTYAAVPLEKMAEGLHRFGDSLYEEFQISR